Within the Cervus elaphus chromosome 13, mCerEla1.1, whole genome shotgun sequence genome, the region attctccaggccagaatactggagtgggtagccattcccttctttaggggatcttctcaacccagggatcaaaccaggtctcctgcattgcaggcagattctttaccagctgagccacatgggaagccccaccaACCTTgtcatttgttgtctttttgataacagccattctcccagaggtgaggtgatatctcatggtggttttgattccCTGATGGCTAACGGTGTTGAAAATCTTCTCATGGACCTGTtggccatccatatgtcttctttgggaaaatgtctgtgcagctcctctgcccattttttaattgggttgtttgtgtctttgatgttgagttgtatgaattctttatatattttggatattaactccttattcagatatatcatttgcaaatatcttgtTCCCTTCAGTAAGTGGCCTTTTCCTTTTGTTGAaagtttctttgctgtgcaaaagcttttttttctaAACAGGAATATTCagagtaactttatttttaatagcccCGAAGTAGAAACAACCCCAAAATCCATCAACTGACAAATGGAACAAAATATGGTATActcatacagtagaatattatctgacaacaagaaggaaaaaagtactgacatgtgctacaacatggatgcatCTTAAatacattatgttaagtgaaagaaatcagtcatAAAAGACCAATCATATGATTCTATTTGTATGACATGTTCAGAAGAGGCAAATTTACACAGACAGGAAATAGATTCCTGGATGAAAAGCTTTCTGTTTTGATGtagttccatttgtttgtttctgtttgtgttttccttgcctgaggagacagatccaaaaaaaacaCTACTAAGGCCAACGTCAAACagcatactgcctatgttttcctctagaagtttaaTGGTTTCGGTTGTTACATctaagtctttaaaccattttgcatttatttttgtgcacTGATGTATTACAGTCTGTAAATGAGTCAGTTCAGAAATTACAagatgaaggacttccctggtggtccgggggctaagactctgcactgccaaTTCCAGGgttccaggtttgatcctgggtcagggaactagatcccacatgccacaactaagagtttgcatgttgcaactaagacccagcacagccaactaaataaatatttccaaaatatttaaaacaaaagaagttaCAAGATGATACCCCTTTCACGATGGGACTGACCCTGACTCCTGCCAGGGACCCTGGCATCTGGGCTGCTAGTCACATACTCCAGGTGCTTCTATCCAGGGAAGGTAACATTCACTGTGTGCTGCAACCAGCAGGTCGTCAGCTTTCTATTGGAGAAAGTCCTGCAGCTGCTTTTGAAATTGTCACAGCTGTgctcctttttctgtctttcagagTGAAACATCTTTCAACCTAATATCAGAAAAATGTGACATTCTATCAATTCTTCGGGATCATCCTGAAAACAGGATCTACCAGAGGAAAATCCAGGTAAGGCAGAGAGTCAGGAGGAGGGGAGCCTAGATGAAATGGGCTGGAGTTGGGAGCAGAGACAAAGGTAACACTTTGAAGGTAAAAAGGTTTTGCATTTGGACCAGGTTCCTGGACAAATTAAAGGGCTCCCAGGATATTGCAATGTTGGACCTATTTACCTTAGTGAGAAATCCTTTAGTTGCAAAAAAAAAGCCAGCAGTTTTGGACCTCATTACAACATTGCAAGATCAGGACTTTTAATTACCCATATTTCAAAGCTGAGGGAACCGAGTTACAGAAATTAAGTGGTCGGTCCATGATTTTACCGCGCATACATGGAGTAGCTGGCATTCGGGCCGGGCAGCCTGAGCTCATAAAAGTAGTATTTGTAATCACTCTGTCAGCACCTCTCTGGTGAGAAGGCCCACCCTGGCCAGACTCTGACAGAGGGGAGATGGCTGAAGGATGCAGGAACGATCACAGGACTAGGAGGAACCTGGGTGTCCCCCTGCTGCCCTCTGGCCGCCTGCACTTGGCAGGACTGTCTCCTCTGGCTGCCGGGAACCCTTCCTGGGGCAGGAGTGAGAGCTGGGCCGCACATCTCATCCATTGGAGATGAGCTGGCTTTCCAGGGAGCACACCCCTCCCTACGGCCTGCCTCTGGGGGGCCGTCAGCTCCACCCTGGTGGGAGCAGGGACTCCCTGACCCCTTGGAAACCACACTGGGCCGTCAGAATCCTGACCGTAGGCAGGCCCAGGAGGCAGCCAGGGCGGAAGCTGACAGCTCGGAGCAGAACTGGAGGGGGTGCCGTGGGGACGCCACACCTCTTAAGAAACGCTTGGAAGGCTGGCCAGACTGCCTGGCGATGTCCGAGGAAGTCTTTCCTACTGCCTCTGCAGCCTCCTGGCCCATCTCACAGCCGCGTGCGCCCTCGCTGCCCCCACCAGGCATACCGCTTCTCTCGGtgcccttcctccaggaagccttcctggactgCTGAAGTCTGGTGTAGATGCCACTGCTCCATGGCACCCCGGTGCGTCCCCTGTCCTCCTGTGACAGTCGTCCGAATGTCCATCAGCCCCCTGGCCTGTAGGCTCCTCAGAGCGGGGCACAGCTCCCTGTCCAGTGCCTCACGCAGGTCGCACTCGGCATATACTTATTTTTGTGGGATGACGGTTGGGACACTGTGGAGGGCCTCCAGTCAGATGAGGGAGCATCCTGCCTGGGGCAGGCGGGACCCCGCCTCTGACAGGACTTGATGGGGCTGCTGTTGGTACAGATGCCCACATTTCCTCTGTCCCCCACAGGAGCTCAGCAAAAGGTTCACCGCCATCCGCAAGACCAAGGGGGACGGGAACTGCTTCTACCGGGCCTTGGGCTACTCCTACCTGGAGTCTCTCCTGGGCAAGAGCAGGGAGATCCTCAAGTGAGTGCCGCGTGAGGGCTGCTAGGCGGGCTGTGTTTTCTGCTGTGTCCATCGGCCCTGAACCTCCGCGAGGGTTTGGCCTCAGCGCTGCCTGCTCAACCCAGGGAGTGAGTGGAGGCGTTGACATCGAGGGGATGCCCAGCGGCCCTTGTGGTGGAAGAGAGGGCAGCCAAGGGGCCAGCTGGGGGTGGGCCAAATGACCTAGCGGGCACTTTCAACTCTCTGATCTGAGTGTGCCTGGGTGAGGTGAGTTTTGCCTTGGGTGCGTTCTTGAAGCTTCAttccaaggagaaaacaaagACGCATTGCCCGTTGTTCTGGATCGCTTCAGCTGACCTCTGAAGTGAGTGTGTGTAACCAGGCATCTACCCAGTCAGCCTGGATCTGGAGTTGATGCCGTCCCAGGTCCCTCTATCATGTGGCTGGGACACGATCCTCCCTTCAATCCCCAGGGTTTGGCTTAATTTGGGGCTTCTCAGATGTCATCTTTGTGCAGACCCCCTGGGATCTTCTTCAGATGCAGATTCCAGTTCTGTAGGGCCAGGCCGGGCCTCTGCATTTCTCTCAAGCTCCCGGAgaagctgctgccgctgctgggTAGCAAGGAGTAGTAGCAAGATGCTGAGACCCGCTTCCTTAACCTTGGAGGGCTGGCAGCCCTTCGAGGATCAATGGAGATCTCGGGCTTCCTCGTCACGCCCTCCCGCACACACACCAGGGAAGAGTGCGGAGTGGCCGCGGGTCACGAGCACAGGGTTGAGCTCCTCTGCTGAGCCGGGTTTCTACCCTACCCTCCCTCTGGGGCACCCTTGCTCCCTGCAGCCATCACCCAAGTGGGTGCCACATGCCGACTGTGTCGTGGGCCCCGGGGACGCAGCAGCAAACGGGGGAGACAAAGCGCTCTGCCCGTCGAGCTTGCATCCTAACTGGGAAAGAGGGACAGTGGATACGGACAGTACTTGATGTGTCAGGTGGCAGGAAGCATTGCAGGAAAAATATCAGGCAGGCAAGGCTGCCAGGTTGTGCAGGGCTAGGGGCTGCAGTTTTAAGTAGGGTTTGGAGACATAGTGGGGACAGGTGGGGCAGGGCCTCATGGGCCCTTGAGTGGACCTTGAATGTTGGCCTGAATGAGACAGAGCCACAGAGGGTTTGGCCGTGCAAAGGGCCTGCCGAGCAGGCTGCTGTGTGCAGGAAAAACgaggcacacacacaaatgatggCGTCTGAGAGCAGCAGGCGTGTGACCTCGGAGCGCCCACAGGAGAGGTGGTAGAGGTGGCCTGAGCGGGCGGAGGTGGCACCACAGGACCCACTCGTGGCTGGAGTGGGACGCGTGAGCGGAGAGTCAAGACTGAGTGCTGGGCGTTTGACCCGAGTTACCAGGACTGAGAAGCCCTTGCCACCCAGGGATGCCAGGGGAGATCGGGAGCTCCACGTTGCCAAGTCCAAAATGCCTGGGAGCCATCCAGGTGGGGTCCAGTGGGAAGTACCACTGGGCTTCACACCAGTGGGCTGGtgtcaccccattttacagatgagtaaactgagtcTCGGATAGGTTACATGACTTGCACAAGGCAAGTGTGCAGTCAAGAGGGGTCCCACGCTCCAAGTCCTTACACtatcctccttcccctccctcacctCATCGGGGCGGGAGTCCTGCCCCGAGTGTTTGTCCCTCACTAGACTGGGCCCACGTGTCTCTGTGACAACCAGGGCTGGCACTATGAGGCCCGCAGGCACTGGTGAGGAATGAGCGTGGGGATGTGATGGGCACATGGCCGGGGATGGGAGGGTGTGCGGGCAGGAGAGCCGGGAGCCGAGCTGTGCATGTCGGCCTCACGGGAACAGTGGCCAGAGAGGTCTTCACAGCCTGCCATGGAGACCTGTCCCCATCACCCACCCTGCACAGAAGGGGAGCCTTATAAAGCCGAAGAGCGACTCAGCAGCAGGGCTGAAGGCCCCCGCACCGCGCTCCTTCCCACACCTGCCTGGCCGAAACGGGCTCAGAGATGCCGGCCCAGCCAGGGGCAGGCTGCCTTGCAGCAAAAGTAAAAGTGCCTCACCTTCCAGATGATGAGATGATTCTGCTTCAGACCAGTCTCTCCTCCCCGCGCCCTCCCACCGGGCGCCTACGCCTCCCAGGCCTTTCTCCTTGTGCCTTGAGTCCCTCGTGAAGACCCCCGCAGCGTCCTCACTGGAGCCTGGTCTCCCTCCCAGGGGCCGGGCTGCAGTTAGGCCCGAGCCAGCTGGTCCCCCAGCCTCTGCACTCGGCCCTTCTTGTGTGGCAGGCGTCCCTCCTGTGGACCAGTCCCTCGGACTGTGAACTCCGCATCCTGGGGCAGCTCCTCGCCGTCCCCAGGGGTCAGGACAGGCCCCGACGGGGCTGTGCCAGTAGGTGGCCTGCAGTGGGGACAGTGACAAGAGGGAGGGCTCCCGGGACCAGATCTGGCAGGGAGGTCAGTGCTGGCAAAGGTTTAATGGCCGTTTGGCTGGGAGGCCTGATCTGTGGTGTGAGTTGATGTCTGTGGTCTAAATCCTCTTGTcatgatttgttttatttttttcaagctaCCATCATGGGTTCACTGAACAGGGAGTTGGGAAGAGATATGCACCATACACTATAGTCCAGATCATATTTCCACCGTCCACACACAAAAGACAATGATAACCTCATAAGCATAGATGAtactcttgtttttttaaaaaacaatgttttttACATTCAGCCCATCTCTGAGAAGAGCACGCCTGGCCGAGGGGACAGTGGGTGTTAAGGGGTGAAGATGCGAATGGGGAGTGGCTGTAGGGCATGAGGGAGGCTGTGGACTGGACTGGAGATGCGGCTGGTGAGCTCGGCAGGGGCCCTTCCAGGACCCCGGTGCTGAGAAGCTGTGACCTGAGGGAGAAGGCTGCGGCAGGTCACTCTTATGGTCCCTGTGGAGTGGGGACTAGGAGGGAGGGAAGGCTGGGCGCAGCCAGGCCAGAGATGGTATTGATGCCCCAGGAACCATGGGACAGTCAAGAGACCTTTGAAAGATAGAATCAATATATTTTGGAATGGGTGgtacctcaatttcctcatctgcgaAATGGGTGTATGACCCACCTCCGGTGACTCTCAGGtgtgtgggggtggaggggggagtgAGGTGACAGCTGACGGTCACAGCGGCGACCCCCTGCCTCTCCCTGAAAGCACCGGCCTTCCCCTTCAGGTTCAAAGAACGTGTACTGCAGACCCCCAACGACCTCCTGGCGGCTGGCTTCGAGGAGCACAAGTTCCGAAACTTCTTCAACGCAGTGAGTTAACCCTGGGCATGACGGCTGAAGGGCCCGGCCTTCCTCGCTGGCAGAGCAGACCAAGGACTGAGGGTTGCTTGCTGCTTGTGGGGACATCGAGGGGAcagggagcccagggccctgTCCTTCCTCTGGGAGGAGGCACCTCCTTTGGAACGGTAGCTGTCAGGCTGGAAACTTCCCCCAGCGTtcttccccacctcacccccctgACCCCACTAGTGAGGGCGGTGTGGGGATGGAGGACTCTCACTTCTGAATCTGTATGTAAGGATCGCAGTCACGGCAGTGAGGAGGGAAGCTCTGGGCCAAGGGACTCACTACAGAGTGTCTCTAACCCTGTCACTTAGCTCTGGCGGGATCTCTGATGGTTTGATTCTGGGGCCTCAACTTGAGGATTTCAAGGAGGGAGGCTAGtggagggaggggcggggcctgccCGGCCCCCCACTGAGGGCCCGGGGTGCAGTTTTACAGCGTGGTAGAGCTGGTGGAGAAGGACGGCTCCGTGTCCAGCCTGCTGAAGGTGTTCAACGACCAGAGCTTCTCGGACCGAATCGTGCAGTTCCTGCGCCTGCTGACCTCTGCCTTCATCAGGAACCGCGCAGACTTCTTCCGACATTTCATTGACGAGGAGATGGACATCAAAGACTTCTGCACTCATGTAGGTCCTCGGGGCCCTGGCTTGGGATGTGGCCTCCAGCCCTGGGCTCTGCTCTCAGCCCTCTCTCCTTAGTAGACCTGAACACTGACATTCCCTAACCAGGGTGCTGGGGTGTCACGCCTACATTGCAATTCAGAGCATTGGATTAGATTAGCCAACTGAACAGATCCTCCTTGAGCTGCctgagctgtgtggctttgggcaagtcgctttccctctctgagcctcagattgtCTCATCAAAGGGCCTTTGGACTGGACTACTGTTTACAAAATAAACAGAGGAGCAACCCCAGAGTCATCGTTGCTCCAGGACATGTTTTACGATGTGTGGTGTTTACCTGAAAGGACTGCCAACATTTAAACGTTGGGCAGTCTTTATATGGATGTCTGGATTTCTCTGGAAAAATCAAAAGATCCAGTTCCCCAGACCTTATTTTGCCTGGCAACCATCAGCAAGAGCTAAGTGGCAGCTGCCTGAGTTACTGGGACTCACTAGCCAGCTTGTCACCATCTCTGCCTGTCTCCACTGATTTGCTCACTTGCTCGCCCACCACTCTGTAAGCACCTAAGCTTGAAATCCCGTTATGATAAGAGTCCCCTTCTGCTCTGAGGTTCCTTATGCATTAGAAAGCCCAAGCTGAAAAACTCCTGCTTTCCCCTCCAGATTCTTTAAAGTAGTGTGTTCCTCTGACATACAACGAGGAGACCAGAATCAAAAAGATTTAGATTTAAGCCTTTTAATTCTGGTGATTTCTATCTGTTCCTTCCTCACTGAGCCTGcgtttccttctctagaaaaTGCGTATGTCGACATCTGCCTCAAGACTTGTTGTTTTGAGGTTTTGAGCTCTGCAACTGGGCAAAAAGCCAGGGTGGGACCTCTCACCCGTCCAGTGCTGGGCCTGCATCCTCAACTGGGTTGTTTTCTCCGTGTGGCTTTTGCAGGAGGTGGAGCCCATGGCCATGGAGTGTGACCACATCCAGATCACGGCCCTGTCCCAGGCCCTGAACATCGCCCTGCAGGTGGAGTACGTGGACGAGATGGACACAGCCCTGAACCACCACGTCTTCCCCGAGGCTGCCACCCCCTCCGTGTACCTGCTCTATAAAACATCCCACTACAACATCCTCTATGCAGCCGATAAACACTGATTAATTTTAGGCCATGCAGTGGAGCCTGTCACCTAACGGGACTGCATTCTGAATGGAACATTATGGCTCTTCAATTTTTTAAGCGATTTAGACTATAGTTAGAGAACGTTGCTGCCTTTGGGGCAGAGGCACTGGGAATAAGGCCTACTCACTATGGACTGTTGGTAACTTggtgataatatttttaatatttattttcatggagGATCCAATGTTTTATAACTCTGGGCAAGGACGCCAGAGCCCCTGGCTCTACCCCCAGTTCCGAGACATTGCATAGGTCACTACCCCTCTCTGGGTCCAATTCTTCATCTGGAGGAGGTTCCTGCCAGTGTTGACATTCCATTGTTGGGTAAAAAAATACcctttggtttatttttactGGGGGCAGTGCCTCTCTGCAGGGGAGGAAAAGCTCAAGATCTTACGAGTTCTATAAAAAAATCAAGTCCAGTCAGCTGCTGGACTGGACTTGGAAAGGTGAACTGAGGCCAACTTGAAGATCTCCAGTGTACTTCCAAACACTCACGAAGGAACGTTTTCTCACCCCAAACTTGAGGAACAAGACTTTAATGCCAAAGTCTAGAAAGGGGCCTGTAGCCGTCAGCATGAAGCCCAGTTGTCGGGCCCCTTACCTCCCTCAGGGCCAGGACTGCCTGCTTTCTGGGGGGCAGTGCTGCGGGGTTCTGCCGCCAGCCCCACCCGGACAGATACTGAGAAAGACGAGGGTCCGGGACGACCAAGAAGCTGTCTCGTCATCCCTAACACACCCTGGAAGTAGGATCTAGCGATGCAGCCAGGTGGAGATACTGACCAGTACGTGCAACCAGACTCCAGCTGAGCAGAGCAGACGAGTGTTTTGAGGCTGTCTTTggcttctttctcccttccctcttaTGGGCTGGTAGAGGTTAGATGGGAAAGACCACCACTGTGGAAGCTGCCGGGTAGCCATGAGCCCTGGCTCCTGCCAGCCTCCTCATTCATCAGTCTGGACGTGGCCCTTAATAACCTGCTCACCTTGCTGCCTCAGGATCTCAAGGAGCCCTGGCTGGGCTGCGGCACTGCCAGCAAGCTGTCCTCCCCTCTGGAAGAAAGGGAGAATGCATGGGTGTGGAACTGCCTTCCTTAATCGAAGGCCTTCAAAGTTTCCAATCTGCAGGGATTTATTCAAATCTACTGGTGCTTCCGTGTCAGACTGCAGTGTCCGCTGACAGCCAGACTGCTCCCAGTTCCTTATACAAAGGGCACACTTGTGTCCATTTTCTGCCTTTGTGAAGACTGATGTCAGGGTGCTTTTAATCCCAGGCAGGGGGCCAGGTTCCCATACTGCCCTGGGCTGGAATGTGGACCCACGGGCTCAAGCTAAGTGACTGTCCCTTCTTCACAGGCATGTAAACCTGACCCTGATCTCTGAATTGGTTCAGTGgtcccccctccctgcccctcccaccttGGCCTGGGGAGGAGCACGCTGTGCCAAGTACAGTCAGAGTGGGGTAACGCGTTACATGGTTTGTGAATATCATGATCCCTGTTTCCAAACTGAAGGACACCGAGCTGAATCTCGGCTGCTCTGAGCCATTGTGAGAGGCGTCCTGGGCCTTGGGCTGGGCTGTCAGGCACAGTACAATCAGCAGTGGCTGCTCCCTAACTGCATTTGTAGTTTGTGCAGCATTCACAAAAGCAAAGCTTTCTCTTCGGCAGAAGGCTGGAGAAATTCCCTCCGGGGTCTGTCTGTGCTGCCTTTCCAGGCCTAATAGCCCTGCCAGTGCTCATGTCGGGGGCACCCTCTTCCCAGGAGAGATGCTGTCAGTTTAGAATCAGAACACCCGAGAGAGGCAGGCTGTTTTCATGACCTTGCCCTCTGCTCTCCCATTTTTTCACAAAACCACTGGCCAAACCCAAAGCACCACTCCCTTCCCTTCACATCCACCCTCAGATCTTGCTTCTGAAGGGAAAGCACTGTGGAGGAAAGGAGTGGCAGAATTCAGAGGAACTCTAAGTAACACAGAGTTAATAAATCCAGTCATCCACAGACATTACCCTGCTCATCTATAG harbors:
- the OTUB2 gene encoding ubiquitin thioesterase OTUB2 isoform X2; the encoded protein is MSETSFNLISEKCDILSILRDHPENRIYQRKIQELSKRFTAIRKTKGDGNCFYRALGYSYLESLLGKSREILKFKERVLQTPNDLLAAGFEEHKFRNFFNAFYSVVELVEKDGSVSSLLKVFNDQSFSDRIVQFLRLLTSAFIRNRADFFRHFIDEEMDIKDFCTHEVEPMAMECDHIQITALSQALNIALQVEYVDEMDTALNHHVFPEAATPSVYLLYKTSHYNILYAADKH
- the OTUB2 gene encoding ubiquitin thioesterase OTUB2 isoform X1, which gives rise to MLGDQFLPGSLHSSETSFNLISEKCDILSILRDHPENRIYQRKIQELSKRFTAIRKTKGDGNCFYRALGYSYLESLLGKSREILKFKERVLQTPNDLLAAGFEEHKFRNFFNAFYSVVELVEKDGSVSSLLKVFNDQSFSDRIVQFLRLLTSAFIRNRADFFRHFIDEEMDIKDFCTHEVEPMAMECDHIQITALSQALNIALQVEYVDEMDTALNHHVFPEAATPSVYLLYKTSHYNILYAADKH